TCGCATTCCCTTCGTTTTTACCTCTTTATTCGTACGTACCTTAGCTTCCTCGGCTCGATGCTTTTCGTCTCTCTTCGCCTTGTATTGACCATATAATTCACCCCTTTGCTCAGAACAGACATCTTTCTTTCGATTcactttattattttgtgcTACACGTTTACTTTCCATCACTTTTTTCATCATTTGATCCAATTCTGCTTCCTTTCTCCGGCTCCATTCTGAATTTGCAGATACTTTTTCGACAACTTCCCGTGGTTCGCTAATGGGAGAGCCTGCTAGAGTCTCTGGTGGATCAGAAGCTTTAAGTTCTACAACTTCAGCAGTTGTACAAGCTTTTTCCTCCGCTATCTTACTCTTTGGCACATGTTCATCAAAATCACGGCTGATTGTATCAGGTTCATCACTAACAAGCTCTGAGTGGCATTTTGTAGAAGCATCTCCCATGCCTGTACTCCATCTTCtcaatacaaatttatttgcaCCAATGGTTATGCTTGTTAATGATCTTTGTTTCTCGACTTCGGAAGCATCGTTTCTCTGTTTGATTTCGAAAAGATTGATAGCATCCTGAACTGATATTCTATCTACATTGCTATCAGCTGTTTTACTGGTAGGTTCTGATCCTTCCTCATCACTATTAGCTGCTATATCTCCTTGAGAAAAACTACTGTCTCTTGTTTGCAGACTCCTAATCATTATCGCAGGTGCTCGGCGGGATCCCGTTCTTCCTATCTGAACCCTTCTCATGGGTGATGCTGACCTTCTCGGAGGTGCTGACCGTGCCATTGTTCTACTTCTTTCTACCAGTGTCCCATTTTC
This genomic window from Cucurbita pepo subsp. pepo cultivar mu-cu-16 chromosome LG01, ASM280686v2, whole genome shotgun sequence contains:
- the LOC111791836 gene encoding uncharacterized protein LOC111791836 isoform X1 codes for the protein MSGGDDDGPLDYATIQIIPSQNRYEAFACCGNKVDALADGILDTLLPHLPELQELNAKESKASIKLQSPASSAGSAWFTKSTLTRFLHLVGSPELTKITKTMNEMAQLEETRRFHVSLYGQSGAEFASSAESKNELLRAMELRLTALNKDFTASFEKGCNATCSSKEISHLVKFMEHFGATNWKNCAYKYLELNPKSDSIHPVDDNDDDDSLTQVNYGVSPAKVAQVERQDSSESEESDENGTLVERSRTMARSAPPRRSASPMRRVQIGRTGSRRAPAIMIRSLQTRDSSFSQGDIAANSDEEGSEPTSKTADSNVDRISVQDAINLFEIKQRNDASEVEKQRSLTSITIGANKFVLRRWSTGMGDASTKCHSELVSDEPDTISRDFDEHVPKSKIAEEKACTTAEVVELKASDPPETLAGSPISEPREVVEKVSANSEWSRRKEAELDQMMKKVMESKRVAQNNKVNRKKDVCSEQRGELYGQYKAKRDEKHRAEEAKVRTNKEVKTKGMRRVADDRRSKIASAELM
- the LOC111791836 gene encoding uncharacterized protein LOC111791836 isoform X2, with translation MGMRVNRYEAFACCGNKVDALADGILDTLLPHLPELQELNAKESKASIKLQSPASSAGSAWFTKSTLTRFLHLVGSPELTKITKTMNEMAQLEETRRFHVSLYGQSGAEFASSAESKNELLRAMELRLTALNKDFTASFEKGCNATCSSKEISHLVKFMEHFGATNWKNCAYKYLELNPKSDSIHPVDDNDDDDSLTQVNYGVSPAKVAQVERQDSSESEESDENGTLVERSRTMARSAPPRRSASPMRRVQIGRTGSRRAPAIMIRSLQTRDSSFSQGDIAANSDEEGSEPTSKTADSNVDRISVQDAINLFEIKQRNDASEVEKQRSLTSITIGANKFVLRRWSTGMGDASTKCHSELVSDEPDTISRDFDEHVPKSKIAEEKACTTAEVVELKASDPPETLAGSPISEPREVVEKVSANSEWSRRKEAELDQMMKKVMESKRVAQNNKVNRKKDVCSEQRGELYGQYKAKRDEKHRAEEAKVRTNKEVKTKGMRRVADDRRSKIASAELM
- the LOC111791836 gene encoding uncharacterized protein LOC111791836 isoform X3, producing the protein MVHKIYSNQVPPSSWLARVNENHENDERDGSTRRNQEISCFFIWSELVCSTVNYANMNARNELLRAMELRLTALNKDFTASFEKGCNATCSSKEISHLVKFMEHFGATNWKNCAYKYLELNPKSDSIHPVDDNDDDDSLTQVNYGVSPAKVAQVERQDSSESEESDENGTLVERSRTMARSAPPRRSASPMRRVQIGRTGSRRAPAIMIRSLQTRDSSFSQGDIAANSDEEGSEPTSKTADSNVDRISVQDAINLFEIKQRNDASEVEKQRSLTSITIGANKFVLRRWSTGMGDASTKCHSELVSDEPDTISRDFDEHVPKSKIAEEKACTTAEVVELKASDPPETLAGSPISEPREVVEKVSANSEWSRRKEAELDQMMKKVMESKRVAQNNKVNRKKDVCSEQRGELYGQYKAKRDEKHRAEEAKVRTNKEVKTKGMRRVADDRRSKIASAELM